In Paraburkholderia flava, one genomic interval encodes:
- a CDS encoding Kiwa anti-phage protein KwaB-like domain-containing protein, with product MNLFALSRGEEQPPILRIPLTAELRREVARTFVDQLAAFERGVEHVLAFDGRYMPEEDEAIAIDQFQDVDGIIDAIERPMRVELFDSRQHSLENVKALFLGHRRNGHQAALIQSFERRRLISKKTLSMLFSGDTFQRIQEDGLTLDSHLLAVLENGTITFKSFHFLRRVFDLSEHYREATNEEVEAFVAHDNIVVEDADAFVATAGPLIRKKISFISQSGILDSHTGRQIASAARQFNLQVRIDGDDRIVLPTDKAELRKLLKFLDEDYYESALSKSHFVSNSKRPAD from the coding sequence ATGAACCTGTTCGCGCTGTCCCGAGGGGAAGAGCAGCCTCCGATCCTGCGCATACCGCTCACCGCGGAGCTAAGGCGAGAAGTCGCCAGGACATTCGTTGATCAGTTGGCGGCTTTCGAGAGAGGCGTCGAGCACGTCTTGGCATTTGACGGGCGATACATGCCGGAAGAGGATGAAGCGATCGCCATCGACCAGTTCCAAGATGTCGACGGCATCATCGACGCGATCGAGCGGCCGATGCGAGTCGAGTTGTTCGATTCGCGCCAGCATTCACTTGAAAACGTCAAGGCGCTGTTTTTGGGCCATCGCCGCAATGGGCACCAGGCGGCGTTGATCCAGAGCTTCGAGCGACGTCGCCTGATCTCAAAGAAGACGCTTTCGATGCTATTCTCCGGCGACACTTTCCAGCGCATTCAAGAAGACGGCTTGACGCTCGACAGCCATCTGCTGGCCGTGCTCGAAAACGGCACGATCACGTTCAAGAGCTTCCATTTTCTGCGTCGCGTGTTCGACCTGAGCGAACACTACCGCGAGGCCACCAACGAAGAAGTGGAAGCGTTCGTCGCGCACGACAATATTGTGGTGGAGGACGCTGACGCCTTCGTCGCGACGGCCGGCCCACTCATCCGAAAGAAAATATCTTTCATTTCACAATCAGGCATTCTCGACTCCCACACGGGCCGCCAAATCGCCAGCGCCGCGCGACAGTTCAATCTGCAAGTCCGAATCGACGGAGACGACCGGATCGTTTTGCCGACCGACAAAGCGGAACTCCGAAAGCTGCTGAAATTTCTCGACGAAGACTATTACGAGTCGGCGCTGTCCAAAAGCCACTTCGTGTCAAACTCAAAGCGGCCAGCCGACTGA
- a CDS encoding tyrosine-type recombinase/integrase gives MHKLPHLFQSRHGVFYLRLARGGQEVKRSLRTKDFRQARLLALAFNLELAMKTPDNKPKAADFNLDAESLKRLDVVFPDGTQVRDINSDDDVRRAKDLFGERFAAATPALDLPAFSPTVAATIAAQKAKRETKRKAKPFADVAKLYKKEKTLDNTTRTITAKERAFADFEKQIGSRPIDAYSIEDAVSYKNKLIDAGGSASRINAKLSFLRDLFAYALANGLRTEANPFESVKVSSKSKLEQQKRSYKPFSADDLDAIFDPAAYTRMDKPAYRWLPFLALYSGARLEELASLRLDQVQREGEVWFFDVEKAKNANSQRRIPLHRIVVESGFLAYVEDLRERGATQLFPELKPGANGYGKNVTRRFADYLDERKITDDRKVFHSFRHTFISRMTELNVHPAMLMALVGHYDQAKVDFSSPHFANYQHAKPLAELKSTLDRFDVKLALPF, from the coding sequence ATGCACAAGTTGCCCCACCTGTTCCAATCGCGCCACGGCGTGTTCTACCTCCGGCTCGCTCGCGGCGGCCAGGAGGTCAAGCGCTCGCTGCGCACGAAAGACTTCCGGCAAGCTAGACTGTTGGCGCTCGCGTTCAATCTCGAACTCGCTATGAAAACGCCGGACAACAAGCCGAAGGCCGCAGACTTCAACCTCGACGCCGAATCGCTCAAACGGCTCGATGTCGTGTTCCCGGATGGCACACAGGTTCGCGACATTAACAGCGACGACGACGTGCGCCGCGCCAAAGATCTGTTCGGCGAGCGATTCGCCGCCGCGACTCCCGCTCTCGATCTGCCCGCCTTCTCGCCGACCGTCGCGGCTACAATCGCCGCTCAGAAAGCCAAGCGGGAGACGAAGCGCAAGGCCAAGCCGTTCGCGGACGTCGCGAAGCTCTACAAGAAAGAGAAGACGCTGGACAACACAACGCGCACGATCACGGCCAAAGAGAGGGCCTTCGCGGACTTCGAGAAGCAAATCGGCTCGCGGCCGATCGACGCCTATTCGATCGAGGACGCGGTCTCCTACAAGAACAAGCTCATCGACGCGGGCGGCAGCGCCAGCCGCATCAACGCGAAACTCTCGTTCCTGCGCGACCTGTTCGCCTACGCCTTGGCGAATGGCTTGCGGACAGAGGCGAATCCCTTCGAGAGCGTCAAAGTCTCGTCGAAATCGAAGCTTGAACAACAGAAGCGCTCCTACAAACCGTTCTCGGCGGACGACTTGGACGCCATATTCGACCCGGCGGCCTACACGCGGATGGATAAACCCGCGTATCGCTGGCTGCCGTTTTTGGCACTGTATTCTGGCGCGCGGCTCGAAGAACTCGCGAGCCTTCGGCTTGACCAAGTCCAGCGCGAGGGCGAGGTCTGGTTCTTCGACGTTGAGAAGGCGAAGAACGCGAACTCTCAGCGCCGGATTCCCCTTCACCGGATCGTCGTCGAATCTGGCTTTCTAGCCTACGTCGAAGACTTGCGCGAGCGCGGCGCGACCCAGCTCTTTCCCGAGCTCAAACCAGGGGCAAACGGATACGGGAAAAACGTCACTCGCAGGTTCGCCGACTATCTTGATGAACGAAAAATAACTGATGATCGCAAGGTCTTTCACTCGTTTCGGCATACGTTCATAAGCAGGATGACCGAGCTCAATGTCCACCCGGCAATGTTGATGGCGCTCGTGGGACACTATGACCAAGCTAAGGTCGATTTCAGTTCACCCCATTTCGCGAACTACCAGCACGCGAAGCCTTTGGCCGAACTAAAATCGACACTCGATCGCTTCGACGTTAAGCTAGCCCTTCCGTTCTGA
- a CDS encoding helix-turn-helix domain-containing protein has product MRSESVGEELAKRVGSAIAAQRKAAGFTQARVGDALGLEKETVSRLETGAITPTLFRIAQFAELFACPISALFGEYRGKVGEDSAEIASLIAGLSPEARRSALRMLSEFATVAREREELREQVDRLRAELERRVLSESLPHAPVKSWQRGKL; this is encoded by the coding sequence ATGAGGAGCGAGAGCGTTGGCGAAGAGCTCGCCAAAAGGGTGGGGAGCGCGATAGCCGCGCAGCGCAAAGCCGCCGGCTTCACGCAGGCGCGGGTCGGGGATGCGTTGGGGTTGGAAAAGGAGACGGTGTCCAGGCTAGAAACTGGGGCCATAACGCCGACGCTATTCCGCATCGCTCAATTCGCAGAATTGTTCGCGTGCCCGATAAGCGCGTTGTTTGGCGAATACAGAGGAAAAGTCGGAGAAGATAGCGCGGAAATTGCCAGCCTGATCGCCGGCCTGTCGCCAGAGGCGCGACGATCCGCGCTGCGGATGCTTTCAGAGTTCGCGACGGTCGCTCGGGAGCGCGAAGAGCTGCGCGAGCAAGTCGACAGGCTGCGCGCAGAGTTGGAGCGCCGGGTTTTGTCAGAGTCGCTGCCGCATGCGCCGGTCAAAAGCTGGCAACGCGGGAAGCTTTGA